From Candidatus Aminicenantes bacterium:
CGACATCGACTACAACGCGAAAACCATGATGGTCGGCACCACGCATCTGCATCAGGGCGATTTTATCACCCTCGACGGCTCTCTTGGTGAAGTCTACGTCGGCAAACTGCCGCTTAAAAAGCCGGAACTGCCCGAAGCATATCAGACCCTCATGAGCTGGGCCGACCAGATGCGCACGATCAAGGTGCGCACCAATGCCGACACGCCCTATGACGCCCGCAAGGCCGTCGAACTCGGGGCCGAAGGTATCGGTTTGTGCCGCACCGAACATATGTTTTTCGACACCGAGGAACGCCGCCTGGCCATCCAGGAAATGATCGTCGCGGACACCCTGGAAGGAAGAGTCGCCGCCCTGAACAAGCTGCTCCCCTTTCAGAAAGAGGACTTCAAGGGGATATTCCAGGCCATGGATGGTTTCCCGGTGACCATCCGCCTCATCGACCCGCCGCTGCATGAGTTTGTCCCCCACACCGAGGAGAAGCAGAAAAAACTGGCTCAAGATATCGGCGTTTCCTACGAAAAAATACGCTACCGGGTCGAGCAGCTCCATGAAGCCAACCCCATGCTCGGGCACCGCGGCTGCCGTCTGACCATTACCTATCCCGAGATCCTGGACATGCAGGTGCGGGCCATCATCGAAGCCGCCTGCGAATGCACCGCCGCCGGGACCAAGGTCCATCCAGAGATCATGATCCCGCTGACCATCGACAAGAAGGAGCTGCAGATACTCGAAACCCGCACCCGCCAGGTCGCGGACGGGATCATCAAGGAGAAAGCGGCCAAGCTGAAATACCTGGTCGGCACCATGATCGAAGTGCCCCGGGCCGCGTTGCTTGCCGACCAGATCGCCGAAGTGGCCGAGTTTTTCTCGTTCGGCACCAATGACCTGACCCAAATGACCATGGGCATCTCCCGCGACGACGCCGGCAAATTCCTGCCCGAGTACGTGGACGAAAAGAAAGCCGGCATCTTCAGCGACGATCCTTTCCAGTCG
This genomic window contains:
- a CDS encoding pyruvate, phosphate dikinase (catalyzes the formation of phosphoenolpyruvate from pyruvate) translates to DIDYNAKTMMVGTTHLHQGDFITLDGSLGEVYVGKLPLKKPELPEAYQTLMSWADQMRTIKVRTNADTPYDARKAVELGAEGIGLCRTEHMFFDTEERRLAIQEMIVADTLEGRVAALNKLLPFQKEDFKGIFQAMDGFPVTIRLIDPPLHEFVPHTEEKQKKLAQDIGVSYEKIRYRVEQLHEANPMLGHRGCRLTITYPEILDMQVRAIIEAACECTAAGTKVHPEIMIPLTIDKKELQILETRTRQVADGIIKEKAAKLKYLVGTMIEVPRAALLADQIAEVAEFFSFGTNDLTQMTMGISRDDAGKFLPEYVDEKKAGIFSDDPFQSLDQVGVGMLVKMAIEKGRKSKPDLKIGICGEHGGDPKPVEFCCRVGMNYVSCSPFRVPIARLAAAQAEIKRMTQPARPATPRVKKTVKKAKPVRKARTMKKVAAPKRKAAPAKGRKTTVKKASAKKKTVRSKK